One genomic window of Candidatus Pseudobacter hemicellulosilyticus includes the following:
- a CDS encoding glycoside hydrolase family 2 TIM barrel-domain containing protein: MKQSLILLSLMSMGQLLQAQSVAPAEWENPQIFGINKEAPRATALPYDSETAARADQYTASPYYRSLNGQWKFNWVKKPADRPVDFYREEYDVSKWKEFPVPGNWEINGYGTPIYTNITYPFPKNPPYIDHKDNPVGSYKRSFELPAGWNGRRIFLHFESGVAAMYIWINGQKIGYSEDAKNPAEFDITEYVKTGKNNIAIEAYRWSDGSYMEDQDMWRFSGFDRSIYLYSTDQLRIQDFFVHTHFPDASLRSAELSVELQLKKYSPVLNATVQLQLLDAAGKKVADRTAPVTMGVESISSVSLKQLVKQPKLWSNETPVLYTLLLTLKSKEGRIIEATSTRIGFRKVEIKGGQLQVNGKAILVRGVNLHEFNYKTGHVQDEATMRRDIALMKQHNINAVRTSHYPQAPLWYKLCDEYGLFLVDEANIENHGMGVSYDRGLDTSRHPAYQPEWAGAHRDRIVRLLERDKNHPSVIIWSMGNECGNGQVFHEMYDWLKKRDPSRPVLFEQAEEHRNTDIVSPMYPSMDYMKEYAARKDVTRPYIMCEYSHAMGNSNGNFQEYFDIMAAGKHMQGGFIWEWLNHGLPAVDESGRNYWAYGGDIGGYQYTNDNNFCMDGLVTPDRKPHPGMAEVKKVYQDILFHPKDLSKGLISVTNRFLYRDLASYTFKWILRRNGLLVKSGELAISQPAGTTRTVRVPYTILNPQPGQEFWLELYAYTKNGTEMVPAEHEVAREQFLLQGDYFAAQPAASGAIPVKDMETLLELGPAGRKVLFNKINGELLYFGYNGRRLLNGSPEPDFWRAPTDNDFGADMQYKLNAWRMAGRNRQFKKMDIRKEEGQVVVTVLYNLVDVPGNYTLTYTVTADGKLQVDADWQSTAAHTPELPRFGMLWRLPAEFDQFSYLGRGPWENYADRNTSSFIGEYSSSVAEQAVPYFRPQENGNKTDVRWCSLTDKNGFGIRVTGKQPLSVKVANNPAEDLDPGMSKKQQHPKDVLPRPEVFLNLDLRQRGVGGDNSWGADPHPPYQLTEKSYRYGFVIEAIQ, encoded by the coding sequence ATGAAACAATCCCTGATCTTATTATCGTTGATGAGCATGGGGCAACTGCTGCAGGCGCAGAGTGTTGCTCCGGCCGAGTGGGAAAACCCACAGATCTTCGGCATTAACAAGGAAGCTCCCCGCGCAACAGCATTACCGTACGACAGCGAAACTGCGGCCAGGGCCGATCAGTACACAGCTTCTCCTTATTACAGGAGCCTCAACGGCCAATGGAAATTCAACTGGGTGAAGAAACCCGCCGACCGGCCCGTTGATTTTTACCGGGAAGAGTATGATGTGAGCAAATGGAAAGAGTTCCCTGTACCCGGCAACTGGGAAATTAACGGTTATGGCACACCGATATATACTAATATCACCTATCCTTTTCCCAAAAATCCGCCGTATATAGACCATAAGGATAACCCGGTGGGCAGTTACAAACGTTCTTTTGAACTACCTGCCGGCTGGAACGGCCGCCGCATATTCCTGCATTTTGAAAGCGGCGTGGCCGCCATGTATATCTGGATCAACGGTCAGAAAATAGGCTATAGTGAAGACGCCAAGAACCCGGCGGAATTTGATATTACCGAATATGTAAAGACCGGGAAGAACAATATTGCCATAGAAGCCTATCGCTGGAGCGATGGCTCTTATATGGAAGACCAGGATATGTGGCGCTTCTCGGGCTTCGATAGAAGCATTTACCTCTACAGCACCGACCAGCTGCGTATCCAGGATTTTTTTGTACACACGCATTTTCCCGATGCCAGCCTGCGCTCCGCCGAGCTGAGCGTGGAACTGCAACTGAAAAAATACAGTCCTGTCCTGAATGCAACTGTACAGCTGCAGCTGCTGGATGCCGCCGGCAAAAAAGTAGCGGACCGTACGGCGCCCGTTACTATGGGCGTGGAAAGTATAAGTTCCGTCAGTCTTAAACAGCTGGTGAAACAACCCAAACTCTGGAGTAATGAGACACCGGTGCTTTATACTTTACTGCTGACCCTGAAGAGCAAGGAGGGACGGATAATAGAAGCCACCTCCACCAGGATCGGTTTCCGGAAAGTGGAGATCAAAGGTGGGCAGCTGCAGGTGAATGGCAAGGCCATCCTGGTTCGTGGCGTGAACCTGCATGAGTTCAATTACAAAACAGGACATGTACAGGATGAGGCTACCATGCGCCGGGATATTGCGCTGATGAAGCAGCACAATATCAACGCTGTCCGTACCAGCCACTACCCCCAGGCCCCGCTCTGGTACAAGCTCTGCGATGAATACGGCTTATTCCTGGTGGATGAGGCCAATATTGAGAACCATGGCATGGGCGTGTCCTATGACCGTGGCCTGGATACAAGCCGTCACCCCGCTTACCAGCCCGAATGGGCCGGGGCGCACCGGGATCGCATTGTCCGGCTGCTGGAGCGCGACAAGAACCATCCTTCCGTGATCATCTGGAGCATGGGCAATGAATGCGGCAACGGCCAGGTGTTCCATGAGATGTACGACTGGCTCAAAAAGCGTGACCCTTCCCGGCCTGTATTGTTTGAGCAGGCCGAAGAGCACCGCAATACTGATATTGTAAGTCCCATGTACCCCAGCATGGACTATATGAAAGAATATGCTGCCCGTAAGGACGTGACCCGTCCCTATATCATGTGTGAGTACTCCCATGCCATGGGCAACAGCAATGGTAATTTCCAGGAGTATTTTGACATCATGGCCGCCGGCAAACATATGCAGGGCGGCTTTATCTGGGAATGGCTGAACCATGGCCTGCCTGCTGTGGATGAGTCAGGCAGGAACTACTGGGCCTATGGTGGCGATATTGGCGGCTACCAGTATACCAATGATAACAATTTCTGTATGGATGGCCTGGTGACCCCGGACCGTAAGCCGCATCCCGGTATGGCGGAAGTAAAGAAAGTATACCAGGATATCCTGTTCCATCCCAAAGACCTGTCCAAAGGATTGATCAGCGTTACCAATCGCTTCCTCTACCGTGACCTGGCTTCCTATACGTTTAAATGGATCCTGCGCCGCAACGGGCTGCTGGTCAAATCGGGCGAGCTGGCCATCAGCCAACCCGCCGGCACTACCCGCACCGTCCGCGTACCGTATACCATACTGAATCCCCAGCCCGGCCAGGAGTTCTGGCTGGAACTATATGCTTACACCAAGAACGGCACCGAAATGGTGCCTGCGGAGCATGAAGTGGCCCGCGAGCAGTTCCTGCTGCAGGGTGATTATTTTGCGGCGCAGCCTGCTGCCAGCGGCGCAATTCCTGTAAAGGACATGGAGACCCTGCTGGAGCTGGGACCTGCCGGCAGGAAAGTGCTTTTCAATAAGATCAATGGAGAACTGCTGTATTTTGGCTACAACGGCAGGCGGCTGCTGAACGGCAGCCCTGAGCCTGATTTCTGGCGGGCGCCTACCGATAATGATTTTGGCGCTGATATGCAGTATAAGCTGAATGCCTGGCGTATGGCCGGCCGGAACAGGCAGTTCAAAAAAATGGATATCCGGAAAGAAGAGGGCCAGGTAGTGGTAACGGTCCTGTATAACCTGGTGGATGTGCCCGGCAACTACACGCTCACCTACACGGTGACGGCTGATGGTAAACTGCAGGTGGATGCCGACTGGCAGTCCACTGCTGCACATACGCCTGAACTGCCGCGGTTTGGCATGTTATGGCGGCTGCCCGCTGAGTTTGATCAGTTCAGCTACCTGGGCCGCGGTCCCTGGGAGAATTATGCAGACCGAAATACATCGAGTTTTATAGGAGAGTACAGCAGTTCTGTAGCGGAGCAGGCGGTGCCCTATTTCCGGCCACAGGAAAATGGCAATAAAACGGATGTGCGCTGGTGTTCCCTGACGGATAAAAATGGCTTCGGCATCCGGGTTACAGGGAAGCAGCCGCTGAGTGTGAAAGTGGCCAATAACCCGGCAGAGGACCTGGATCCGGGTATGTCTAAAAAGCAGCAACACCCCAAGGATGTGCTGCCGCGCCCGGAAGTATTCCTGAACCTGGACCTGCGCCAGCGCGGTGTGGGTGGGGATAATAGCTGGGGCGCTGATCCGCATCCGCCCTACCAGTTAACGGAGAAAAGTTACCGCTATGGATTTGTGATTGAGGCAATACAGTAA
- a CDS encoding inorganic diphosphatase, protein MITVSHPWHGVPYGERAPEFVNAVIEIPQGSRAKYEIDKDSGLLKLDRVIYSSFYYPCNYGFIPQTYGDDKDPLDILVITTLPVQALCLMEAKVVGVMQMVDSGDADDKIIAVAANDPGVNHYNNMEELPPHFFNELRHFFEEYKKLENKTVRVEEFGNKDLAVKVIQNAVDLYKENFRK, encoded by the coding sequence ATGATTACAGTTTCCCACCCCTGGCATGGGGTACCCTATGGCGAACGGGCGCCCGAGTTCGTGAATGCCGTGATCGAAATCCCGCAGGGTTCCCGCGCAAAGTATGAGATCGATAAGGACAGCGGCCTGCTAAAACTGGACCGGGTAATCTATTCTTCCTTCTATTACCCCTGTAACTATGGCTTTATCCCCCAGACCTATGGGGACGATAAGGATCCGCTGGACATCCTGGTGATCACCACACTGCCCGTACAGGCCCTCTGCCTTATGGAAGCCAAAGTTGTGGGCGTCATGCAAATGGTGGACAGCGGAGATGCGGACGATAAGATCATTGCCGTAGCCGCCAACGATCCCGGCGTAAACCACTACAACAATATGGAAGAGCTGCCCCCGCACTTCTTCAATGAACTCCGCCACTTCTTTGAAGAATACAAGAAACTCGAAAACAAGACCGTTCGCGTGGAAGAGTTCGGCAACAAAGACCTGGCCGTTAAAGTGATCCAGAACGCCGTTGACCTGTACAAAGAGAATTTCAGGAAATAA
- a CDS encoding PhoH family protein, translating into MTDTIINLETVNPIEFFGVNNGKLDILKKKFPLLKILSRGTQLKLSGSPEQVDTAKEKITLIVQYLERNGHMSENYLEQVLGGDDAETIDHFVDRHPNDVLVFGPNGKTVRARTANQKKLVQQAERNDIVFAIGPAGTGKTYTAVALAVRALKNKMVKKIILTRPAVEAGESLGFLPGDLKEKIDPYLRPLYDALDDMIPADKLGYYMQTRVIEVAPLAYMRGRTLDHAFIILDEAQNTTDLQLKMFLTRIGSNAKAIITGDVSQIDLPKNQRSGLIKAVRILKNIDGIGHIELDEEDVVRHRLVKAIIKAYDREMEHEDEQQPHYNNNHWNRHRHNRQPQAPQEPQQDKPAAE; encoded by the coding sequence TTGACTGACACAATCATTAATCTGGAAACCGTAAACCCTATTGAGTTTTTCGGTGTCAACAACGGCAAGTTGGATATCCTCAAGAAGAAATTCCCCCTGCTCAAGATCCTTTCCAGGGGCACTCAGCTCAAACTTAGTGGTTCACCCGAACAGGTGGATACAGCGAAAGAGAAGATCACGCTGATCGTTCAGTATCTTGAACGCAATGGCCACATGAGCGAGAACTACCTGGAGCAGGTACTGGGCGGTGATGATGCCGAGACCATCGACCATTTCGTAGACCGCCATCCCAATGATGTTTTAGTGTTCGGCCCCAATGGCAAAACGGTACGCGCCCGCACGGCCAACCAGAAAAAGCTGGTGCAGCAGGCAGAGCGCAATGATATCGTTTTCGCTATCGGACCGGCCGGTACAGGTAAAACCTATACCGCCGTAGCCCTGGCCGTACGCGCCCTCAAGAACAAAATGGTCAAGAAGATCATCCTCACCCGTCCCGCGGTGGAAGCCGGCGAAAGCCTGGGTTTCCTGCCCGGCGACCTCAAGGAGAAGATTGATCCCTACCTGCGTCCGCTCTATGATGCGCTGGACGATATGATCCCCGCCGACAAACTGGGGTATTATATGCAGACCCGCGTCATTGAAGTAGCTCCCCTGGCCTATATGCGGGGACGTACGCTGGACCATGCGTTCATCATCCTGGATGAGGCGCAGAACACAACCGATCTTCAGCTCAAGATGTTCCTCACCCGGATCGGCTCCAATGCCAAAGCCATCATCACGGGCGACGTATCCCAGATTGACCTGCCCAAGAACCAGCGCAGCGGCCTTATAAAAGCCGTCCGCATCCTGAAGAATATCGACGGCATCGGTCATATTGAGCTGGACGAGGAAGACGTGGTGCGCCACCGCCTGGTAAAAGCCATTATCAAGGCCTACGACCGCGAGATGGAACACGAGGACGAACAGCAGCCGCACTACAACAACAACCACTGGAACCGCCACCGCCACAACAGGCAGCCGCAGGCGCCCCAGGAGCCGCAGCAGGACAAGCCCGCTGCAGAGTAA